One part of the Ornithodoros turicata isolate Travis chromosome 2, ASM3712646v1, whole genome shotgun sequence genome encodes these proteins:
- the LOC135386300 gene encoding uncharacterized protein LOC135386300 isoform X1 — MATEQEAAFMARLEGLRKEMHMAIRTRGFSKESREYCIARVKQCLDAPNADVEKIWPDPDEVDGHSAMHEAIRHNAFDAYCFLLSRGCKFKNDAEKQESFLDIDKNEHREIQMSEVQYQLARFVQHNEDAHVDYLKSRSYSIPKRDHFPEKVRGMYRELDQDELIRMVLQVAATSGAVRIIFDVGSSDVECMTARVLNSPEAHTVGLMDPERCTIHIAADRSREDVLGTLAHELCHFAVFLAYVNQCKPYRSDDSGNKDTYQRVFEEMRNKVKTTSGMEHLLTRVFQDDPQKQEQELIVQVPDILAKYGRRRDENYMEVDGDPSQETSAGIDVLEEQAPSLFQYFKEVVIPDMKKYLNKFRSEMDVNEIRNKNESLGKANQTDDLGVTFTEVPSPEELVDVPLLVFASPNLTLLEVMVHNLVKAMKLPYLFLEAQKWNHEMEKVLSYNRCDVVLLSNPSNAVPEDICNQMARILSACSEVRGTRVILLTANEQTDHVAAALRKQRFFSITMKPHEQLAANVVSKACFENVAEDCKRNVLNRSWINFQGFYERLSEWDEPDLNSLLSVMDEDTFMALCQLNELDVGPQLREDAEGYYVRRTCQKGSLYEETNLTEANEKIIIVTGAPGMGKTRLASRISKMIKEKGNRKWVLHVDLPELSRELKVLNAEDIFSDLGNFAEICGVKKAGIGLALFEKSITEGSPFKVVLILDAYDEMREGDREKILRVVHILARTEVSKVFVFSRSVFEHELSHTLRTTPYELLPFTVQEQETFLKQYKERTTSDAVPPENPSGMRRLQDIWILLKDDEALLGTPFYLRMVAALENREVLDDIDSNVLRKACNSTGSEKYLGFYELATEWRYLQHKKEKKREDISRACVSDDDVILKDNFYSNHQALAVKAVFDKKLCGYILREDEKERFQNESNPMNPLNKATKNHLKHGLLDGLRDGRPVFSPSSMAEFWAAERLFSKISCSASDKVRHLAFLIYGEDHFKRVTRFLDSFGMKSNQFHFAVMTRDVVYLRSSAGNQDCDELERNPWHIAALHADEDTISVLLSIETSSLEEKDKLGAKPFDYMHQQHAWTRLHSICSQCRDGELSGDLSIRRATQSATLVTNSEPNLHIIVDREIKDLQHWLAREKHVRCPSSSSGKAMFFYIKSVEALTRLTSSDTVQVVDHTAGMVSVRQFRTERISKSLDEVRRRAPHNDDNHGDWDAVTTLVPHPVVGNTDEVERAHRGAICECWAVMMLLRPDSESNGTPTCDEQQDMRFIHMWFCPNPGCQKSKKGPNVRRGLKRKRSETNSTDDEEYSDEWRETASLRKDRKRKRSQTKSADDEESSDKWRYHRTNIHKATDERNVDGVKKCLNDAPHLKLWLHPSSGETVLHRAVKTQRLAIYFLLQDHGCLMKDEETLDCAHEIASAEVFRRRFYDANTHDALRRHTESRPGTAENERRTDDFYHALNSNDLLKATLSVSGTSQRVQVTLDYDKESIDTVEGALENPKRGFAHLEKETICVAAKREKPEVLGTLAHEICHLALHFVYRNGGKPYLQTDRERALLYDTILYNIRKNPDKMDSLLRDVPREHEKEELIAYVPDLLAQYGSPGGENILEKQAPELFDFFKNVVIPDMIAYTKNRFPTRDQARIEVENRRLKHADETEDRQVKLKRDLDYRDLPDAPVLILTAPNLTVLEIMAYKAIKSTEQTHLFLRSSQWNPRLQDVLFSNCCMWVLLTCDQDAGAQFQNMLELFIELNEAAGTKVIVLAQEDNVKNLVQRLEKHPFLANAHKVMNVSDAHLDMVTEDTKRSILRTSRICFQGSPKLLSLEDLLDLTREDGISDEVTCLMSCQLKTIEVGQPVPQLDQHVSEHYVERECQRCVAVDVLRLRPGPDEAFVFWGDEIFRFLERMSPSPQICSFTRVQQFKTFVHLESIDEYKAIVEKNEYKDKVVHLLQYNAASQSFRLVETNGPSSHLPMTRKKNYSEMDLVNQEKVVVICGHPGMGKSSLALRLCNMIKQRGERHLVLYVDLSKMNRFLRSLEIDDEPGQIKRLAALCGMKDNGLELMLFQRSIKTGGPFKVTAVFDAFDEVEEGSRKNALLLTKILTRTEVLKVFVFSRNVFKTTIQDILGAVPFQLCPLATAGKVKLVRNYRKRPLVAARVEGCPEPNMLWNLLMLPDVSGNPCMFRMTMGVMEDEISKDSLIPLKIQATCNENLATLFRKLAEHMYMIYKKEKRNDDVLLSACQDDYDVLGKQFYHDHELLAAKAALGDELSKQVLTDEERKELETRVMKLVAENRLRQGFIDGEINGHPVFANKTFETYFTAQLLSRKVSTKRSPNTTRIVRDMYSGATYGRCIVHLGCLEEAISMSVAALKDHWAMYWKLKLEKLTPKGVASKKVSQGMKEQRNYGQYLDILRYLNEAIIKHLASLIRGGYQNDKKDEILNRHYISVVEGRETAEHSLEAFKRMLKSPTRAKLYRLSYERSTPQKEDAVIRLEGTILECFYVVSNLIAKHSKYDKQQNVRDLKFWKRIQEAFKLGDYDCVLRKFRAFVHSATTILVHLRDLYSKLSSTGYKTDVERESIVDKSSQVLTFFDSSGAACCSIHTAIINGDSVDINEESMNMLDEHGRTPLHVAALYASPQTLKNLPLTDKLPGEDLLGMTPLMYADITCAWRRLDILCERYKDDSMKWDDQIPTVHRNIRTENCLDKSVLCKCIEEELHHLLNIILCQFCSLVYHGGERDKTPERVRVDSKRGDRGETLLFRAKSLNVFLLLLPYSNLEAVNSRKRTLLHECAMKGRVDIAKRVLIRFATSGDETWRDTPLGLAVRYWQHDVVKLLIPHFPADVEAICMRLHEWLGSPSRHYERQLAILKLLHPHSSRLLQQGVPYTITMCNDCDSILYLLPYLNVHATVFYQYHHYELFKHSERYYRKRRGMETLRMIKVIKLFLLHSLVSDWAMFMSAGADDENLCDIVKPVLPHCDISEIRNLVQFLEPREDKEYVLQVLRRMEDQVLP; from the coding sequence ATGGCTACTGAACAAGAAGCCGCCTTCATGGCTCGGTTGGAAGGTCTCCGAAAAGAGATGCACATGGCAATACGAACAAGAGGTTTCTCCAAAGAATCCAGAGAATATTGCATCGCAAGAGTAAAACAGTGTCTCGATGCTCCAAACGCTGATGTCGAGAAAATATGGCCTGACCCTGACGAAGTCGACGGACATTCTGCGATGCACGAAGCAATTAGACACAACGCATTTGATGCCTACTGCTTTCTTTTGTCGCGCGGGTGTAAGTTCAAAAACGACGCGGAAAAACAGGAAAGCTTTCTTGACATCGACAAAAACGAGCACAGGGAAATACAAATGTCCGAAGTCCAATACCAGCTAGCCCGTTTCGTGCAGCACAATGAGGACGCTCATGTGGACTACCTCAAAAGTAGGTCCTACAGCATACCAAAGCGCGATCACTTTCCCGAAAAAGTCAGAGGCATGTACAGGGAACTTGATCAGGATGAGCTGATAAGAATGGTTCTCCAAGTAGCAGCTACGTCAGGAGCCGTACGCATCATTTTTGATGTTGGCAGCTCAGATGTTGAGTGCATGACTGCGCGGGTGCTTAACAGTCCTGAAGCACACACAGTTGGACTGATGGATCCTGAGAGGTGTACTATCCACATCGCTGCGGACAGGAGTCGAGAAGACGTTCTTGGAACGTTGGCACATGAGCTGTGCCACTTTGCAGTTTTCTTGGCTtatgtaaatcaatgcaagccttATCGATCTGACGACAGTGGCAATAAAGACACGTATCAGAGGGTGTTTGAAGAAATGCGCAACAAAGTGAAGACAACATCAGGGATGGAACATCTCTTAACTAGGGTGTTTCAAGACGACCCACAGAAGCAGGAACAGGAGCTAATAGTGCAGGTACCAGATATCCTCGCAAAATATGGGCGTCGTCGAGACGAGAACTACATGGAAGTCGACGGAGATCCGTCACAGGAAACAAGCGCTGGCATTGATGTTCTGGAGGAGCAAGCACCAAGCTTGTTTCAATATTTCAAGGAGGTTGTCATTCCGGACATGAAGAAGTACCTCAACAAATTTCGCAGTGAAATGGATGTCaacgaaataagaaataaaaatgaaagCCTAGGCAAAGCTAATCAGACCGATGACCTTGGGGTCACCTTTACGGAGGTCCCTAGCCCAGAAGAGTTGGTGGACGTCCCACTCCTCGTATTTGCCAGTCCAAACCTGACCCTGCTGGAAGTAATGGTTCACAACCTCGTAAAGGCAATGAAATTGCCATACCTCTTTCTCGAAGCACAAAAGTGGAACCACGAGATGGAAAAAGTGTTGTCGTATAACAGATGTGACGTCGTCCTTCTCAGCAACCCAAGTAATGCTGTACCAGAAGATATCTGCAATCAAATGGCGCGCATTTTAAGCGCGTGTAGTGAAGTGCGAGGAACAAGAGTGATCCTCCTCACCGCGAACGAGCAGACGGATCACGTAGCGGCAGCATTAAGAAAACAGCGCTTTTTCAGTATCACTATGAAGCCTCATGAACAACTTGCTGCCAACGTCGTATCTAAAGCTTGTTTCGAAAATGTTGCGGAGGACTGTAAAAGGAACGTTTTGAACCGTTCCTGGATCAACTTCCAGGGGTTCTACGAAAGACTGTCCGAATGGGATGAACCGGATCTCAACAGTCTTCTCAGTGTCATGGATGAAGACACATTTATGGCTTTGTGCCAGTTGAATGAACTTGATGTAGGTCCGCAATTGCGGGAAGACGCCGAGGGATATTATGTGAGAAGAACGTGTCAGAAGGGGAGCTTGTACGAAGAGACAAATTTGACAGAAGCAAATGAAAAGATCATTATTGTCACCGGTGCACCAGGAATGGGTAAGACTAGGCTTGCATCTAGAATATCCAAGATGATAAAGGAAAAGGGAAATAGAAAATGGGTGCTTCACGTCGACCTCCCAGAATTAAGCAGAGAGCTCAAGGTGCTGAATGCAGAAGATATCTTCAGTGATCTAGGGAATTTCGCAGAAATATGTGGAGTGAAGAAAGCGGGAATCGGGCTTGCTCTCTTCGAGAAGAGCATCACAGAAGGAAGCCCTTTCAAAGTTGTGCTAATTTTGGATGCGTATGATGAAATGCGCGAAGGTGATCGTGAAAAGATCTTACGCGTTGTACACATTCTAGCTCGTACAGAAGTTTCTAAGGTATTCGTCTTCAGCCGCTCTGTATTCGAGCACGAACTAAGCCATACATTGCGAACAACACCTTACGAACTTCTGCCTTTCACGGTGCAAGAACAAGAGACATTCCTTAAACAGTACAAGGAAAGAACGACGTCAGATGCAGTTCCACCCGAAAACCCTTCTGGCATGCGGAGGTTACAAGATATATGGATCCTGTTAAAGGATGACGAAGCGTTACTAGGTACACCATTTTATCTTCGCATGGTCGCGGCACTTGAGAACCGAGAAGTTCTTGATGACATTGATTCTAACGTGCTAAGAAAGGCATGTAACTCCACGGGAAGCGAAAAGTACCTAGGCTTCTACGAGCTGGCCACAGAGTGGAGGTACTTGcagcacaaaaaagaaaagaagcgtGAAGACATTAGCAgagcttgcgtaagcgatgatgATGTCATTTTGAAGGACAATTTCTACAGCAACCACCAAGCACTCGCAGTGAAAGCTGTCTTCGATAAGAAATTGTGTGGATATATTCTGCGTGAAGACGAGAAAGAGAGGTTTCAGAATGAAAGTAATCCAATGAATCCTCTAAATAAAGCAACAAAAAATCACTTAAAGCACGGTCTTCTAGACGGGCTACGCGACGGTAGACCTGTGTTCAGTCCCAGTAGCATGGCAGAGTTTTGGGCAGCAGAACGTCTCTTCAGCAAGATATCCTGTAGTGCAAGCGATAAGGTGCGTCATTTGGCTTTCCTTATATATGGAGAAGATCATTTTAAAAGAGTTACTAGGTTTCTCGACAGCTTTGGAATGAAGTCAAATCAATTTCATTTTGCCGTTATGACCAGAGACGTTGTATATCTAAGAAGTAGTGCCGGGAACCAGGACTGTGACGAGCTTGAGCGAAATCCATGGCACATCGCTGCACTGCATGCTGACGAAGACACCATATCAGTGCTTCTTAGTATTGAAACGAGCTCACTAGAGGAGAAAGACAAGTTAGGCGCTAAACCGTTTGACTATATGCACCAACAACACGCGTGGACTAGACTGCATTCAATCTGCTCTCAGTGCAGGGATGGGGAATTGAGCGGAGATCTCTCCATTCGACGTGCCACCCAAAGTGCTACACTTGTGACCAACTCTGAGCCGAACTTACACATAATCGTCGACCGTGAGATCAAGGATCTGCAGCATTGGCTCGCGCGTGAAAAGCATGTTCGTTGCCCTAGCAGTTCTTCCGGCAAAGCAATGTTTTTCTACATCAAGTCGGTGGAAGCACTAACGAGGCTTACATCTTCCGACACCGTTCAGGTTGTTGACCATACTGCCGGTATGGTGTCAGTCCGTCAGTTTCGTACAGAGCGCATTTCTAAATCGCTCGATGAAGTAAGACGGCGAGCACCACACAACGATGACAACCACGGAGACTGGGATGCTGTAACAACGCTCGTTCCCCATCCCGTGGTAGGTAATACCGATGAGGTCGAACGTGCGCACCGTGGAGCTATATGTGAGTGCTGGGCTGTCATGATGCTCTTGCGACCTGATTCTGAGTCGAACGGAACTCCAACATGTGACGAGCAACAAGATATGCGATTTATTCACATGTGGTTTTGTCCAAACCCCGGCtgccaaaaaagcaagaaagGTCCGAACGTTCGGAGGGGTCTAAAGCGTAAGAGGTCCGAAACTAACTCTACGGATGATGAAGAGTATTCGGATGAATGGAGAGAAACTGCGAGCCTCCGGAAGGATCGAAAACGTAAGAGGTCTCAAACGAAATCTGCAGATGACGAAGAGTCTTCGGATAAATGGAGATATCACCGAACCAATATCCACAAGGCTACAGATGAAAGGAACGTTGATGGTGTCAAAAAGTGTCTCAATGACGCCCCCCATCTCAAGCTCTGGCTGCATCCGTCAAGTGGCGAGACGGTGCTACACCGTGCGGTTAAGACACAGAGATTGGCCATCTATTTCCTTCTACAGGACCATGGGTGCCTCATGAAAGATGAAGAAACCTTAGATTGCGCCCACGAAATCGCAAGCGCCGAAGTCTTTAGGCGCCGTTTTTACGACGCCAACACACATGATGCACTAAGAAGGCACACGGAAAGCCGTCCAGGGACCGCGGAGAATGAGAGGAGGACAGATGACTTCTATCACGCCTTAAACTCTAATGATTTGCTCAAGGCTACGCTAAGCGTATCAGGGACATCACAACGTGTGCAAGTAACCCTGGATTACGATAAGGAGAGCATTGACACAGTCGAGGGGGCCCTGGAAAACCCCAAACGTGGTTTCGCTCATTTGGAAAAAGAAACTATTTGCGTCGCGGCTAAGAGGGAAAAACCCGAAGTTCTTGGAACTCTCGCCCACGAGATCTGTCATTTGGCCCTCCATTTCGTTTACAGAAACGGTGGAAAGCCATACTTGCAAACAGACAGGGAAAGGGCACTGCTCTATGACACAATACTATATAACATCAGGAAGAACCCAGATAAAATGGACTCGCTCCTTAGAGACGTTCCGAGAGAGCACGAAAAGGAAGAACTAATTGCCTATGTTCCTGATCTCCTCGCCCAGTATGGTAGCCCGGGGGGTGAAAACATTTTGGAGAAGCAAGCACCAGAACTCTTCGATTTCTTTAAGAACGTGGTCATCCCAGATATGATCGCTTACACGAAAAACAGGTTCCCTACTCGGGATCAAGCGAGAATCGAGGTCGAGAACCGACGTCTTAAACACGCCGACGAAACGGAAGACCGTCAGGTGAAGTTAAAGAGAGATCTCGACTACCGTGACCTACCAGATGCTCCAGTTCTAATCCTTACGGCTCCGAACTTGACAGTGCTAGAAATAATGGCTTACAAGGCTATTAAGTCTACAGAGCAGACGCACCTGTTTCTCAGATCTTCGCAGTGGAACCCCAGACTCCAGGATGTTCTGTTTTCAAACTGTTGCATGTGGGTGCTGCTAACTTGTGATCAGGACGCAGGTGCCCAGTTCCAGAACATGCTCGAACTCTTCATTGAGCTAAATGAAGCGGCTGGCACAAAGGTTATAGTACTCGCGCAAGAAGACAATGTCAAGAACCTGGTCCAAAGACTAGAAAAACATCCATTCCTCGCAAACGCTCACAAGGTCATGAATGTTTCAGACGCCCATTTGGACATGGTTACAGAAGACACAAAACGTAGTATTCTCCGAACGTCACGAATATGCTTTCAAGGTTCTCCAAAACTGCTATCGCTCGAAGACCTGCTAGATTTAACGAGAGAAGATGGAATATCTGATGAAGTTACTTGTTTAATGTCATGCCAGCTCAAGACGATTGAGGTAGGACAGCCTGTTCCCCAACTTGACCAACACGTCAGTGAGCATTATGTTGAGCGTGAGTGTCAAAGATGTGTTGCAGTTGATGTTTTAAGACTTCGGCCGGGCCCAGACGAAGCCTTTGTATTCTGGGGAGATGAAATATTCAGATTTCTAGAGAGAATGAGTCCTAGCCCACAAATCTGTTCTTTTACCCGGGTGCAACAGTTTAAGACTTTTGTGCACCTTGAAAGCATTGATGAATATAAGGCTATTGTGGAAAAAAATGAATATAAAGATAAAGTTGTGCACCTGTTGCAGTATAACGCTGCATCCCAAAGTTTCCGCTTGGTTGAGACCAATGGCCCCTCGAGTCATCTTCCAAtgacacgaaaaaaaaactatagTGAGATGGATCTCGTGAACCAAGAGAAAGTTGTAGTCATCTGTGGGCATCCAGGGATGGGAAAAAGTTCGCTCGCACTTCGACTATGCAACATGATTAAGCAGAGAGGAGAGAGACACTTGGTGCTGTACGTGGACCTTTCGAAAATGAACCGGTTCTTAAGATCGCTAGAAATAGATGATGAACCTGGGCAAATTAAGCGACTTGCAGCATTATGTGGTATGAAAGACAACGGACTCGAGTTGATGTTATTCCAACGAAGCATCAAAACCGGAGGTCCTTTCAAGGTAACTGCAGTCTTTGACGCGTTTGACGAAGTTGAAGAAGGTAGTCGGAAAAATGCACTCCTTCTAACGAAGATCCTCACACGAACAGAggttttgaaggtttttgtcTTTAGCCGCAATGTATTCAAGACTACTATACAGGACATTTTAGGTGCAGTACCTTTTCAGCTATGTCCGCTTGCAACTGCTGGTAAAGTGAAACTTGTAAGAAACTATAGGAAACGACCATTAGTGGCAGCTCGCGTTGAAGGATGTCCGGAACCAAATATGTTGTGGAACTTGTTAATGTTACCAGACGTTTCAGGAAATCCTTGCATGTTCCGAATGACAATGGGCGTCATGGAAGACGAGATATCGAAGGACTCCTTGATTCCACTCAAAATTCAAGCCACTTGCAATGAAAACCTTGCAACGTTGTTCAGAAAGCTTGCAGAGCACATGTACAtgatttacaaaaaagaaaaaaggaacgaTGATGTCCTCCTTTCCGCTTGTCAAGACGACTATGATGTGTTGGGAAAACAGTTCTACCATGACCACGAGCTCCTGGCCGCCAAGGCTGCGTTGGGTGACGAACTCAGCAAGCAGGTGCTGACTGATGAAGAACGAAAAGAACTGGAAACACGTGTAATGAAGCTTGTCGCTGAGAATCGTTTGAGACAAGGCTTTATTGATGGAGAAATCAATGGGCACCCTGTGTTTGCAAACAAGACATTTGAAACGTACTTTACGGCACAGCTGCTCTCCCGCAAGGTAAGCACAAAAAGAAGTCCCAACACTACGAGAATTGTTCGAGACATGTACTCGGGCGCTACCTATGGACGCTGTATTGTTCATCTCGGTTGTCTTGAAGAAGCCATCTCCATGAGCGTTGCAGCCCTGAAGGACCACTGGGCCATGTACTGGAAACTCAAACTTGAGAAACTGACCCCAAAAGGCGTTGCCAGCAAGAAGGTTTCCCAAGGAATGAAAGAGCAAAGAAACTACGGGCAATACCTCGACATCCTGCGTTACCTAAACGAAGCCATCATCAAACATTTGGCGTCCTTGATTCGAGGCGGTTACCAGAACGACAAGAAGGACGAGATCTTGAACAGGCATTATATAAGTGTTGTAGAAGGCCGTGAAACCGCTGAACACTCACTGGAAGCCTTTAAGCGAATGTTGAAGAGTCCCACCAGGGCCAAGCTTTATCGTCTCAGTTACGAGAGGTCCACGCCTCAAAAGGAAGACGCTGTCATTCGTCTTGAGGGCACGATATTAGAGTGCTTTTATGTTGTGAGCAACTTGATCGCAAAGCACTCGAAATACGATAAACAGCAGAACGTCCGGGATCTGAAATTCTGGAAACGTATTCAGGAAGCCTTTAAGCTGGGTGACTACGACTGCGTCCTACGCAAATTCCGTGCCTTTGTGCACAGCGCGACTACCATCTTGGTGCACCTCAGAGACCTGTACTCAAAATTGAGTTCTACAGGCTATAAAACTGATGTAGAGAGGGAGAGCATCGTGGACAAGTCCTCGCAAGTCCTGACATTCTTTGATAGTTCCGGAGCTGCATGTTGCTCGATTCATACCGCCATCATCAATGGTGACTCTGTGGATATCAATGAAGAAAGTATGAACATGCTTGACGAGCATGGAAGAACACCGCTTCATGTGGCAGCATTGTATGCCAGCCCACAGACCTTGAAGAACCTTCCACTGACTGACAAGCTGCCCGGTGAAGACTTGTTGGGCATGACGCCGCTGATGTACGCCGACATAACCTGTGCATGGCGTCGCTTAGATATACTATGTGAGCGTTACAAGGACGACAGCATGAAATGGGACGATCAGATTCCGACAGTACATAGAAATATTAGGACAGAAAATTGCCTCGACAAGTCTGTGCTGTGCAAGTGTATCGAAGAGGAACTGCATCACCTCTTAAATATAATCCTTTGTCAGTTTTGCTCATTGGTTTATCACGGCGGGGAG